A window of the Streptomyces sp. NBC_01351 genome harbors these coding sequences:
- a CDS encoding serine hydrolase domain-containing protein: MTLLFLGVVRPASAADRAQGDFAQVDAYVQEQRERTRTPGLAYAVISGDQVVHQRTWGRDGNGTPVTPRTPFLIGSVSKPVTAMAVMQLAEEGKVALDGPVRERLPWFSPSGDGGERITVRQLLTHTSGISEREGYLRSDRYDNEPGGILRLARSLADVRLIALPGERHEYSDANYMLLAAVVEQVTGRPFGDHLRDSVLQPLGMTGAITDARTAENAGLAPGHRYFFGRPQAYAPPFDTSGVPYGYLGVSLEDLSRFAIAQLGGPQTVMSQDAIRQMHTGTVPVRDAHRYGLGWRDDAFDDLGVRTVWHAGATPGYHSILILAPEKKLAVVVEQNVYGTQNDELLGATAFGALRLLLGAEPQPADEDPLFGCLLTALAAVTAVLGAGVVRSLFRLVRPPSVQRKKSRIRALTGGVTAVAACLLLATTAYAVLPGQVATDLRQVLLFAPDAGRLIIAVSALALALAVLRAAVTIRSVSHRTR; this comes from the coding sequence ATGACCCTGTTATTCCTGGGAGTTGTACGACCCGCCAGTGCGGCCGACCGAGCCCAGGGCGACTTCGCCCAGGTCGATGCGTACGTACAAGAGCAGAGGGAGCGCACGCGCACGCCCGGTCTGGCGTACGCCGTCATCAGTGGCGACCAGGTGGTGCATCAGCGCACGTGGGGACGGGACGGGAACGGGACACCTGTCACGCCCCGGACCCCGTTCCTCATCGGCTCGGTGTCCAAGCCGGTCACCGCCATGGCTGTCATGCAGCTGGCCGAGGAAGGCAAGGTCGCCCTGGACGGGCCAGTGCGTGAGCGCCTGCCCTGGTTCTCGCCCTCGGGTGACGGTGGCGAGCGCATCACCGTGCGTCAACTGCTTACCCACACCAGCGGGATCTCCGAGCGCGAGGGCTATCTCAGATCCGACCGCTACGACAACGAGCCCGGCGGCATCCTGCGACTGGCGCGCAGTCTGGCCGATGTCAGGCTTATCGCGCTGCCAGGCGAACGACACGAGTACAGCGACGCCAACTACATGCTGCTCGCCGCCGTGGTCGAGCAGGTCACCGGGCGGCCCTTCGGCGACCACCTGCGCGATTCCGTCCTCCAACCGCTGGGCATGACAGGGGCGATCACTGATGCCCGGACCGCCGAGAACGCGGGCCTGGCCCCCGGCCACCGGTACTTCTTCGGCCGGCCGCAGGCGTACGCCCCACCCTTCGACACCTCCGGGGTGCCGTACGGATACCTCGGCGTGAGCCTGGAGGACCTGAGCCGCTTCGCCATCGCACAACTCGGCGGCCCGCAGACCGTGATGTCCCAGGACGCGATACGCCAGATGCATACGGGGACCGTGCCCGTGCGCGACGCCCACCGGTACGGCCTCGGCTGGCGCGACGACGCCTTCGACGACCTGGGCGTGCGCACCGTCTGGCACGCCGGCGCGACCCCCGGCTACCACAGCATCCTGATCCTCGCGCCCGAGAAGAAGCTCGCAGTGGTCGTGGAGCAGAACGTCTACGGCACCCAGAACGACGAGCTGCTGGGCGCCACAGCTTTTGGGGCGCTGCGCCTCTTGCTCGGCGCCGAGCCGCAACCAGCCGATGAGGACCCGCTGTTCGGCTGTCTGCTGACCGCGCTGGCCGCCGTCACCGCCGTGCTGGGAGCAGGGGTCGTCCGGTCCCTGTTCCGCCTGGTCCGGCCGCCCAGCGTACAAAGGAAGAAGAGCAGGATCCGAGCTCTCACGGGAGGCGTAACCGCGGTGGCGGCCTGTCTGCTGCTGGCCACTACGGCCTATGCCGTGCTTCCAGGCCAGGTCGCGACCGACCTGCGCCAGGTTCTGCTCTTCGCGCCCGACGCCGGGCGGCTGATCATCGCGGTATCCGCACTCGCCCTCGCCCTTGCGGTGCTTCGTGCCGCGGTCACCATCCGTTCGGTGAGTCACCGCACGAGGTAG
- a CDS encoding TetR/AcrR family transcriptional regulator yields the protein MPRVADHDERRHQVAAAVRRLIAAEGLNGVTVAKTAAEAAISVGLVQHYFRNKDEMLLFTYSHVLERIEHRVTALVARSESIGTRIEHIVLDALSESMPLDDERRQEWRVALAFTGRSADDPRLSEVKVAALNRTRALLAQAVTNAKECGEVAPETDSAREAARIAAYTEGLSAHLYADPAGMPPAAALAALADHLATVFSGECRLRRRPPGERPT from the coding sequence ATGCCTCGTGTTGCCGACCATGACGAACGCCGCCACCAAGTCGCCGCCGCGGTCCGGCGGCTCATCGCCGCCGAGGGCCTGAACGGTGTGACCGTCGCCAAGACCGCCGCGGAGGCGGCGATTTCCGTCGGGCTCGTCCAGCACTACTTCCGCAACAAGGACGAGATGCTGCTGTTCACCTACAGCCACGTCCTAGAGCGGATCGAGCACCGCGTGACCGCCCTGGTCGCGCGCTCCGAATCCATCGGCACACGCATCGAGCACATCGTCCTCGACGCACTGTCGGAGAGCATGCCGCTGGACGACGAGCGCCGGCAGGAATGGCGGGTCGCCCTCGCCTTCACCGGCCGCTCGGCCGACGACCCCCGGCTCAGCGAGGTCAAGGTCGCCGCCCTGAACCGCACTCGCGCCCTTCTGGCACAGGCGGTCACCAATGCCAAGGAGTGCGGCGAGGTCGCCCCGGAGACCGACTCGGCGCGAGAGGCGGCACGTATCGCCGCGTACACCGAGGGCCTCTCCGCCCACCTCTACGCCGACCCTGCCGGGATGCCGCCCGCCGCAGCCCTCGCCGCCCTCGCCGACCACCTCGCGACCGTCTTCTCCGGCGAATGCCGCCTCCGCCGTCGGCCCCCCGGCGAGCGCCCGACGTAG
- a CDS encoding DUF3592 domain-containing protein, producing MTLLITMSVLVGLLIFGISLGIYVHSSPLLKRGVRTSAVCVNVGQVAAGSMLLLEYTPQGGPARQYTVGPFVFPPVRVGGRLDVIYDPKRPQEVSLPERLPKSTRGLVISMAVSGAVLAACAVRIVVAVQG from the coding sequence GTGACCTTGTTGATCACCATGTCTGTGCTGGTCGGGCTTTTGATTTTCGGGATCTCGTTGGGTATCTACGTTCACTCCAGCCCGCTGTTGAAGCGGGGCGTGCGAACCTCTGCCGTCTGTGTGAATGTGGGTCAGGTCGCGGCAGGTTCGATGTTGCTGCTGGAGTACACGCCCCAGGGCGGTCCCGCGCGGCAGTACACGGTGGGCCCCTTCGTGTTCCCGCCCGTGCGGGTCGGGGGCCGCCTCGATGTGATCTACGATCCGAAGCGCCCGCAGGAGGTGAGCCTCCCGGAGCGCCTTCCCAAGAGTACGCGCGGGCTGGTCATCAGCATGGCCGTATCCGGCGCGGTGCTCGCGGCGTGCGCGGTGCGGATCGTGGTTGCCGTACAGGGCTGA